Proteins encoded in a region of the uncultured Paludibaculum sp. genome:
- a CDS encoding DUF4097 family beta strand repeat-containing protein codes for MRRLLPIFVLAGLSGHAQESAWSSDRSGWTRTSTGSACQQATRLKVVTQGRLTVLSDDRHNVGFKWSCRTAGASQPEAERRLHSVRIQAQQQGGVCILVASAPDGPSVTSDLVVTIPRQVRQLYMESRNGSLSGKYLKGAVEAVTAAGNIEMDDIDGSVVARTGGGCLTFTTVTGSIRGLSGGGCIKVGKVGKEAVLESAGGEVLVEEAGSWLRLSTAGNIHVGRAAESVFAHTSAGLIEVEQSGGVVTAETGGGTIQIGSAKGVRCESAGGTIRLKSVSGALRAATASGNIYATLTSGLMIENSFLATSRGDITVSVPSKMPVTVKALNESSSWLGRVVSDFPEIQVQPSQVGRGRSVLAQGSLNGGGPVLMLSATNGAIILRRLK; via the coding sequence ATGCGGAGATTGCTACCGATTTTTGTGCTAGCCGGCCTTTCCGGCCATGCACAGGAGTCGGCTTGGAGTTCGGACCGGTCCGGCTGGACACGGACCAGCACGGGTTCTGCCTGCCAACAAGCCACCAGACTAAAAGTTGTCACGCAGGGCCGGCTCACCGTACTGTCCGACGACCGCCACAACGTCGGCTTCAAATGGAGTTGCCGGACCGCCGGAGCATCACAACCTGAAGCGGAACGGCGCCTGCATTCGGTGAGAATCCAAGCTCAACAACAAGGTGGTGTCTGCATCCTTGTTGCGTCCGCCCCGGACGGCCCCTCGGTGACGTCCGACTTGGTTGTCACCATCCCCCGCCAAGTTCGACAGCTATACATGGAAAGCCGGAATGGCTCGCTAAGCGGTAAGTACTTGAAAGGTGCAGTCGAAGCCGTTACAGCCGCCGGGAACATCGAGATGGATGACATCGACGGCAGCGTGGTCGCGCGAACCGGAGGGGGCTGCCTCACGTTCACGACGGTCACCGGCAGCATCCGCGGCCTATCGGGGGGCGGCTGTATCAAGGTCGGCAAGGTTGGAAAGGAAGCCGTTCTCGAAAGCGCCGGTGGTGAGGTCCTCGTGGAAGAGGCGGGCAGTTGGCTCAGACTCTCGACGGCAGGCAATATCCATGTGGGCCGTGCGGCGGAGTCCGTCTTTGCCCACACTTCCGCCGGCCTGATTGAAGTAGAGCAATCCGGCGGCGTGGTGACTGCGGAAACGGGCGGCGGGACGATTCAGATCGGGAGCGCCAAGGGTGTGCGGTGCGAATCGGCCGGAGGCACGATCCGGCTAAAGAGCGTATCCGGAGCGCTACGGGCCGCCACGGCCAGCGGCAACATCTACGCCACCCTCACATCTGGCCTCATGATCGAGAATTCCTTTCTCGCAACGAGCCGGGGTGACATTACGGTTTCGGTTCCGTCTAAAATGCCAGTGACGGTCAAGGCGCTGAATGAATCGTCCAGTTGGCTTGGGCGGGTGGTCTCCGATTTTCCGGAGATCCAGGTTCAGCCGTCCCAGGTTGGACGCGGCCGCTCGGTGTTGGCGCAGGGCTCACTCAATGGAGGCGGTCCGGTGCTGATGCTTTCGGCAACCAACGGGGCGATTATTCTTCGACGCCTGAAGTAG
- a CDS encoding S1 RNA-binding domain-containing protein: MNSLESPQNIDATNPVEPSAATPEETSFGDVLRQFEAEHHGAEGHDAAMEGTIVSVSEEAIVVNVGRKMEGILKPDTPGLPANLAPGDILMVNISGRTDDGYYTLSTIRVEQPKDFTGLQAAFEAKDVIAGAVSELVKGGLRVQVADGVHAFLPASRSGIREMSDLSRLVGQQIECRITKLDVTNPDRPDVVVDRRSVLEEQSAIAKQAAMAGLKEGMIVQGRIRSLTDFGAFVEITPGIDGLLHVTDMSWHRVEKPSSLFTPGQSIETKILKINREAKKISLGLKQLTPDPWSQTIATLQAGDRVKGKVVRLADFGAFIEIAPGVDGLIHLSEMSWTKRVRKPSDILQIGEDVEAVVIEIKAADKRISLGLKQALGNPWDQVDTKFPAGTVVEAPITNLAQFGAFVDLGDGIEGMIHVGDITREKRIQHPKEMLNAGQTVKAVVLEVDKEKKRIRLGMKQLEPTSADTFIAEHQISELLTGRVVEVHSSHAKIELGEGVHARCKTREDVAAAQTAGPSAADVDDLAAMLASRWKGGASASSASSKDTLRVGQIRRFRITAMEAGQRRIEVELAD, encoded by the coding sequence GCTACACCCGAAGAAACCAGCTTCGGCGATGTGTTACGGCAGTTCGAAGCCGAGCATCACGGCGCGGAAGGCCACGACGCAGCAATGGAAGGCACCATCGTATCGGTGTCGGAAGAGGCGATCGTCGTCAATGTCGGCCGCAAGATGGAGGGAATCCTGAAACCGGATACCCCCGGTCTGCCGGCTAACTTGGCCCCCGGCGACATCCTGATGGTGAACATCAGTGGTAGAACCGATGACGGCTATTACACGCTTTCCACCATTCGCGTGGAGCAACCTAAGGATTTCACCGGCTTGCAGGCCGCGTTTGAAGCCAAGGACGTCATCGCCGGGGCCGTGAGTGAATTGGTGAAGGGCGGGCTACGCGTACAGGTGGCTGATGGTGTACATGCCTTCCTGCCTGCCTCGCGCAGTGGCATTCGTGAGATGAGCGACTTGTCCCGCCTGGTAGGCCAGCAGATCGAGTGCCGTATTACGAAGCTGGACGTCACCAACCCGGATCGGCCGGACGTGGTGGTCGACCGCCGTTCGGTCCTCGAAGAACAGTCCGCCATCGCCAAGCAGGCCGCCATGGCCGGCCTGAAGGAAGGCATGATTGTCCAGGGCCGCATCCGCAGCTTGACCGACTTCGGCGCATTCGTCGAGATCACGCCTGGCATCGACGGCCTGCTGCATGTCACCGACATGAGCTGGCACCGTGTGGAGAAGCCGTCCTCGCTGTTCACTCCGGGCCAGTCCATTGAGACGAAGATCCTGAAGATCAACCGTGAGGCGAAGAAGATTTCACTTGGATTGAAGCAGTTAACACCGGATCCCTGGTCGCAGACCATCGCCACGCTCCAGGCCGGCGACCGCGTAAAGGGTAAGGTTGTCCGCTTGGCCGACTTTGGCGCCTTTATCGAAATCGCTCCCGGTGTGGACGGACTGATCCACCTTTCCGAGATGTCCTGGACCAAGCGTGTCCGCAAACCCAGCGATATCTTGCAGATCGGCGAGGACGTCGAAGCGGTGGTCATCGAGATCAAAGCCGCCGACAAGCGCATTTCCCTTGGTCTGAAACAAGCCCTGGGCAACCCGTGGGATCAGGTGGATACGAAGTTCCCCGCCGGCACCGTGGTCGAGGCGCCCATCACCAATCTGGCCCAGTTTGGTGCGTTTGTGGACTTGGGAGACGGAATCGAAGGCATGATTCATGTCGGCGACATCACCCGCGAGAAGCGCATTCAGCATCCCAAAGAGATGCTGAATGCCGGTCAGACGGTGAAGGCTGTCGTCCTTGAGGTCGACAAAGAGAAAAAGCGTATCCGCCTTGGGATGAAGCAGTTGGAGCCGACCTCGGCCGACACGTTCATCGCTGAGCATCAGATTTCGGAGTTGCTGACCGGCCGCGTGGTCGAAGTTCACAGCTCGCACGCCAAGATTGAATTGGGTGAGGGTGTCCACGCCCGCTGCAAGACCCGCGAAGATGTCGCCGCAGCCCAAACGGCCGGCCCGTCCGCCGCCGATGTGGACGATTTGGCGGCCATGTTGGCTTCCCGCTGGAAGGGTGGAGCCTCTGCTTCCTCCGCCAGCTCCAAGGACACATTGCGTGTTGGTCAAATCCGCCGATTCCGCATCACCGCCATGGAAGCGGGGCAGCGCCGGATCGAAGTCGAACTGGCGGATTGA
- a CDS encoding HEAT repeat domain-containing protein, whose translation MTCETARQQMVLFVYGELSFDEEEMVEQHLETCGECRAERVRLESMNALLEPGEADVPAGLLARCRRDLVVKVQEERAIPRRRIAFASLWRNWVVAPPMWLRPIGAVAMLAIGFFAARLVPSDSPSVTHMGLSNDTAPMVSRVRYVDPDDSGRVRVMFDETHQREVSGEVTDANIRRLLLAAAVDPGDPGLRVESIDILKRQCSDDEVRRALLNALKGDPNAGVRLKALEGLKTYAQDPETRKVLAQVLLSDDNPGVRTQAIDLLVQNKEPEVAGVLQELLRREDNSYVRSRSQKALTEMRASVGTF comes from the coding sequence ATGACGTGCGAAACGGCCCGCCAGCAAATGGTGCTCTTCGTTTACGGCGAGTTGTCGTTCGATGAAGAGGAGATGGTTGAACAGCATCTGGAAACTTGCGGGGAATGTCGGGCCGAGCGCGTAAGGCTCGAATCAATGAACGCCCTGCTGGAACCGGGAGAGGCCGACGTACCGGCCGGGTTGTTGGCCCGCTGCCGACGCGACCTCGTAGTCAAGGTTCAGGAAGAGCGCGCTATCCCCCGTCGCCGCATCGCCTTTGCCAGCCTCTGGCGCAACTGGGTGGTGGCCCCGCCCATGTGGCTTCGGCCGATTGGCGCCGTAGCAATGTTGGCCATCGGATTCTTCGCCGCCCGCCTGGTTCCCTCCGACTCCCCTTCCGTCACTCACATGGGCCTTTCCAATGACACCGCCCCGATGGTGAGCCGCGTCCGATATGTCGACCCTGACGATTCCGGCCGGGTTCGGGTGATGTTCGACGAGACGCACCAGCGGGAAGTGAGCGGTGAGGTCACCGACGCAAACATCCGGCGGCTGCTGTTGGCCGCGGCTGTGGATCCGGGCGATCCCGGGCTGCGCGTCGAGTCCATCGACATCCTGAAGCGGCAGTGTTCCGATGATGAGGTCCGCCGGGCCCTCTTGAACGCGCTGAAGGGCGACCCGAATGCGGGTGTCCGATTGAAAGCGCTGGAAGGACTGAAGACGTACGCCCAGGATCCGGAAACCCGCAAGGTCCTTGCACAGGTCCTCCTTTCCGACGACAACCCCGGGGTGCGAACTCAGGCCATCGACCTTCTGGTTCAGAACAAGGAACCGGAAGTGGCCGGAGTACTGCAGGAGCTTCTGCGGCGGGAAGACAATAGCTACGTTCGGTCGCGCAGCCAGAAGGCGTTGACCGAGATGAGGGCTTCCGTCGGTACTTTCTGA
- a CDS encoding RNA polymerase sigma factor, whose protein sequence is MARSAESTSRMDEAALIRAAQAGDHDAFEHLVRNYDQNVLRLAMNLLRSPEDAYDVYQEAFLRVYRNLQSFRFDCSFHTWLYRIVTNLCLDHLRKKKVRKTESTVMETEEGPLDRLDSVPEQRAHGDPQRALLSTELRGRIEEALTGMTARERMVFEMRHYQGMRLRAIGEALGTTEEAAKNCLFRATQKMRSALGEFV, encoded by the coding sequence ATGGCCCGAAGCGCCGAGTCGACATCAAGGATGGACGAGGCCGCGCTGATCCGTGCCGCTCAGGCGGGCGACCACGATGCATTTGAGCATTTGGTCCGGAACTATGATCAGAACGTGCTGCGTCTCGCGATGAATCTGCTGCGCTCCCCGGAAGACGCCTACGACGTCTATCAGGAAGCGTTTCTGCGCGTCTACCGCAATCTGCAGAGCTTCCGCTTCGATTGCAGTTTCCACACCTGGCTTTACCGCATCGTCACCAACCTCTGTCTCGACCACCTGCGCAAGAAAAAGGTCCGCAAAACGGAATCCACCGTCATGGAGACCGAAGAAGGCCCGCTGGACAGGCTGGACTCCGTGCCTGAGCAGCGAGCACATGGCGATCCTCAGCGTGCACTCCTAAGCACCGAACTGCGAGGCAGAATTGAGGAGGCCCTCACGGGCATGACCGCCCGTGAACGCATGGTCTTCGAGATGCGGCACTATCAGGGCATGCGCTTGCGCGCCATCGGAGAGGCTCTCGGAACCACCGAGGAGGCCGCAAAGAACTGTTTGTTCCGTGCTACTCAGAAGATGCGCTCGGCATTGGGAGAATTCGTATGA
- a CDS encoding PDZ domain-containing protein — translation MQFDSQFAAKLAGSLILSMATTLLSAQAPAPASSNNPEIVKVLGLSGSFLGVGVQEVNSERSKALKLKEEFGVEITRVEDNSPASRAGLKVHDVVLEYNGQRVEGTEQFIRFVRETPAGRTIKLTLARGGVNQTVAATIGARKPTVSGVMPMESFRVEFPREMSMPDIPKAMMSWRSSVLGVEAESLGESQLAAYFGVKEGVLVRSVMKSTAAEKAGIKAGDVLIKVNDTRVTSPRDVTNAIRAARANSRDSYLVVLMREKKEMTLTVSMDDESSDRTPPRGQAISVR, via the coding sequence ATGCAATTCGATAGTCAGTTTGCCGCGAAGCTTGCTGGGAGCCTCATTCTCTCCATGGCTACCACGCTCCTGTCGGCCCAAGCGCCCGCGCCGGCCTCGTCGAACAACCCCGAAATCGTCAAGGTGCTTGGATTGTCAGGGAGCTTTCTCGGGGTTGGTGTTCAGGAAGTCAACTCGGAACGTAGCAAGGCCCTGAAGCTCAAAGAGGAGTTTGGCGTCGAGATCACCAGGGTGGAAGACAATAGCCCAGCCTCCCGGGCGGGCTTGAAAGTGCACGACGTGGTACTGGAATACAACGGGCAACGGGTGGAGGGCACAGAACAGTTCATCCGCTTCGTCCGCGAGACACCTGCTGGCCGGACCATCAAACTGACACTGGCCCGGGGAGGCGTCAACCAGACTGTGGCCGCGACCATCGGCGCACGTAAACCCACCGTTTCCGGTGTCATGCCCATGGAGAGTTTCCGAGTGGAATTCCCCAGGGAGATGTCCATGCCGGACATTCCCAAGGCGATGATGTCGTGGCGCAGTTCGGTGCTGGGTGTCGAGGCGGAGTCGCTGGGCGAATCTCAACTGGCGGCGTACTTCGGGGTAAAGGAAGGCGTCCTCGTTCGATCGGTCATGAAAAGCACCGCTGCCGAGAAGGCCGGCATCAAAGCGGGCGACGTACTGATCAAGGTGAACGACACACGGGTCACCTCGCCGCGTGACGTCACGAATGCGATTCGCGCGGCCCGCGCCAATTCCCGCGATTCATACCTCGTGGTCCTGATGAGGGAAAAGAAAGAGATGACCCTCACGGTGTCAATGGACGATGAGAGCAGCGACAGGACGCCCCCGCGGGGACAGGCCATCAGCGTCCGCTAG